The segment GATCGCCTTATCCGCCACATTGGTTGGCAAATTTGTGAAATAATCCGCAGACGCCCAGCGCCAGCAGGATCCAAGTGGCCGGCTCGGGCCCGACCTCGCGCTCGCCAACCGTGAAAACAAATATCAACCGGCTAACGCGCCGCCAGTCTTGCGGTGTCGGGCCACCGCATACGAACCCAACACGCCGAGTCCGATAATCATCAGCGCATAGCTCTGCGGCTCCGGCACTAAGTTGGCCGCTGCGTTCTGCGAACCCAAGTAGGTGCCGACGTCATTCGGGCCGGGATTGGAGTCGCCAAAGCCGGGATCAAATTGGGCTTCATGGTTCTCAGGGTCATACACACCGCTGAATTCATAGAACTCGTAGCGGCGCAGGATCGACGCTGCATTCGCTCCGACAGGAGCGCCGTAACCGCTTTCAAGTTGTCCCGACAGCGGGTTGTTGAACTCCTTCTGCAAGAGTTGCCACTCGATTTCGGTTTCTGCTCCCTGAACATGGGCATTGTCGCCCACGAGCTCTTCTAACTCGATCGCATCCTCGAACTCGGTCGTGAACACTTTGACCCAGAGAGCTTCACCGAACTCTGCTCCTTGCGCCGGATCAGGCGCCTCGATGTGTGCGACGACTTGAGGCGGGGCAGGCGGAAGCTGCGGGTCAGGAGGAATAACAGTCCACATTGGTGCCGGAAGCTGGACGATGCCGGTGGCAGTGGTCAATACACCTGGCGAAACCTCATGCAGCCAGCTGTACGTGGTTTTGGTGGCGTTGCCGAAAGTGCCGATGCCAAAGTGATCGCACGGCGTGTCGGGACCGTAGCCCAGGCCGCCGCCGGACCAGCAGTTATCCCCCGGTGTGATGAAGGTTCCGCTCGGGGTGCCGAAATCCCAACTGGCGCCATCGTAGAGGGCGCTGTACGTCACCTTCGTGCCGAACACCGCCCCGTTTGTGTATTCCGTAATCGTGGGGCTTCCATAGCGCTCCACGCTCGTGGCCGGATCAAATCCCCGACCGGTGGGAAATCCGCGGCCAGGACCGCCAAAGACATCTGTGATTTCGGAGCTGTGGATGCCTTCGAGTTCGATCTCAAATCCATATGCCGTTTGACCTGTATCATTGATGACGTCGAAGTTTCCCAAGAAACCGACGACAGCCGCACTTGCAGCGCTTGGAGCGAGGGACAGCGAAAGGGCCGCACCGACAAGCAAGGCGAACGCACAAGATTTCTCGGTCCAAGGAATGGAAACGGTCGGCGACGTTTGCAAGCGGTGACCTCGAGAAGTGCGGGACAGGAATCGACTCATGATGCTACCTCTGAGAAACAGGGGAAATGTACGATCAGCGCTTTTTTCGTTGACGAGGCAATTCTCGTGCCGAAGTGAAAAGCTGCGGCGAATGGGAGGATTTCAGGTGCTACGGCTTGGGAATCGAATTGAGCGGCGTGCGATGTCGCACATTTAGCGCGCCATGTGCAAAGAGTGCGCATCCGACCTCGAACAAATGTACGTGACCATCTTGGCGTAGCAGCAACGGCAATGGGATCACTTTCCATCACATACTCCGCTTGCGCGAGAACAGGAGCAACTCGAGTGGGGGAACAAAAAAAGCCGACATGGCGAAATGCCAATATGGCGCTTCGCGATGTCGGCTTACTCGTCAACAAGCCACCCGGCGATGCCGAGGTGCCTTTTTTCAAGTCTTCCGAGGTTTACTCCAGGAATCGCCGCCGCTTCCCCGTCGACTGTTCCCTGAATAGTCGCAAGTATAGGGCTTGGCCGGGTCGTTACAAGAATGATGCCATAGATAGGCGAAATTAATTCACGAAAGGGTGTGAAGCCCCGACTCCGCCGGTTGTCGATTTCTGCGAACATATACCGCCATGAAAACGCAAGGGGGAATTGAAGCCGCGATCTGCGACCGCATCGGCCGCTTCGAGTATGAATACATGGGTCGGCGTCCCAAGGGCATACACGCATACCCGCTACCATGGGAAGTCGGAAATGGCATGACAATCCGCCACGTCGGACAATCTGCGTCGACCTGCTAACCTTAGAATGCTTGAATCTCATGCGATTCGACAGGGTCGGCACGAGAAGACCCTCAAGTGACGGATACATCATGCGGACTTTGCATATCGAACGGCATCGCACCGATCGCATCGGCTGGCTGCGCGCGGCTGTGCTCGGAGCGAATGATGGCATCGTTTCCACCGCCAGTCTGGTCGTCGGCGTCGCGGCGGCGCATGCCGCGAGCAGTGACGTTCTCGTCGCAGGCGTGGCCGGCCTGGTCGCGGGGGCGATGTCGATGGCGGCGGGCGAATACGTGTCCGTCAGTTCGCAGGCCGATACGGAGCGGGCCGACATCGCTCGGGAGCGCCAGGAGCTCTCCTCAGATAACGCCTTCGAGCATGAGGAATTGGCCGCCATCTATGTCAAACGCGGACTCGACGACGCGCTCGCGAAGCAGGTAGCGAAGCAGTTGATGGCTCACGACGCCTTAGCCGCGCATTCGCGCGACGAGTTGGGCATCTCGGAGATGACGACGGCCCGCCCCATTCAGGCGGCTTTCGCCTCGGCCGGAACCTTTGCGCTGGGTGCAGCGATGCCGCTGGCGACCGTGCTGATCGCTCCCGCGGCCGTGCTGATCCCCGTGGTCATTGCGACGTCGATCGTGTTCCTGGCACTCCTCGGCGGATTCGGCGCCTACGCGGGCGGCGCGCCCGTGGTAAAAGCCGCTCTGCGAGTGACTTTTTGGGGCGCATTTGCCATGGCGCTCACGGCTGGCGTCGGCGCATTGTTTGGGGCAAGTCTTTGAAATCGGCACGGCTCGGGGCGATGTTCGCGCGGCCAGTCTGGTCTTTCCACGATGTCGCCGTCGTAGGGTTCGACGAACAATCCGCCATCACCGTGTTACAAACGGTTCGCGTCGTCTCGCTCGAAGTCGGAATCTCGATCCGCTGGGCCAAAGAAGACGCGAACCTCTCATCCGGTCATACCATTTTTGAATCGCTTCGGTCGGCTCAAGGGTCATCGATTCGCCAGCCGTAAGGCCCTTCAGCCGCACACGGACTACGTTGTGCGGAGTGTTCGCACGCAGACATAAGAGATGATGCCGATCACGCACAGCGCGAGCGTCATCGGTTCCGGCACCGGCTGTACGTCGCCCGCGCCGAAGTTGTTGCGGACGGCGTTCAGGTCTTCGATGTTGACCAGGTCATCGCCGTTGGCATCCCCCAGGCCGGCGCCGCCAAAGTTGTTGCGCACGTTGTTCAAATCGACGATGTTGACGACGCCGTCCTGGTTGGTGTCTCCGGCCACGGGGTCGACGAAGTCTACGAGATTCGCGGCCACCATGTTGGCGGCGATGAAGTCGCCCAATTCGCCCGCGGGCGGCTCATCCATGTCTTGGTCGAGAAAGATCGACAGCGGCTCGTGCTCTTCGT is part of the Planctomycetia bacterium genome and harbors:
- a CDS encoding VIT family protein, coding for MRTLHIERHRTDRIGWLRAAVLGANDGIVSTASLVVGVAAAHAASSDVLVAGVAGLVAGAMSMAAGEYVSVSSQADTERADIARERQELSSDNAFEHEELAAIYVKRGLDDALAKQVAKQLMAHDALAAHSRDELGISEMTTARPIQAAFASAGTFALGAAMPLATVLIAPAAVLIPVVIATSIVFLALLGGFGAYAGGAPVVKAALRVTFWGAFAMALTAGVGALFGASL
- a CDS encoding PEP-CTERM sorting domain-containing protein, which codes for MQTSPTVSIPWTEKSCAFALLVGAALSLSLAPSAASAAVVGFLGNFDVINDTGQTAYGFEIELEGIHSSEITDVFGGPGRGFPTGRGFDPATSVERYGSPTITEYTNGAVFGTKVTYSALYDGASWDFGTPSGTFITPGDNCWSGGGLGYGPDTPCDHFGIGTFGNATKTTYSWLHEVSPGVLTTATGIVQLPAPMWTVIPPDPQLPPAPPQVVAHIEAPDPAQGAEFGEALWVKVFTTEFEDAIELEELVGDNAHVQGAETEIEWQLLQKEFNNPLSGQLESGYGAPVGANAASILRRYEFYEFSGVYDPENHEAQFDPGFGDSNPGPNDVGTYLGSQNAAANLVPEPQSYALMIIGLGVLGSYAVARHRKTGGALAG